The sequence below is a genomic window from Nocardia fluminea.
CGACAAGAGAATGACCCTCGACGAGGTGGTCGGCGAGCTGCGCAGCGGCATGACCATCGGCATCGGCGGCTGGGGTTCGCGGCGCAAGCCGATGGCGCTGGTGCGCGCGCTGCTGCGCTCCGATGTCACCGACCTGACCGTGGTCACCTACGGCGGTCCCGACCTGGGACTGCTGTGCTCGGCGGGCAAGGTTCGCAAGGCCTACTACGGGTTCGTCTCGCTGGATTCGGCGCCGTTCTACGACCCGTGGTTCGCGAAGGCGCGCACCGAGGGCGCGATCACCGTGCGCGAGATGGACGAGGGCATGGTGAAGTGCGGCCTGCAAGCGGCCGCCGCACGACTGCCCTTCCTGCCGATCCGGGCCGGGCTCGGATCGGCAGTGCTCGACTTCTGGGAGGGCGAGCTGAAGACCGTCGCGTCGCCGTACCCCGCCGCCGACGGCCGCGTCGAGACCCTGGTCGCCATGCCCGCGCTGAACCTCGACGCGTCGTTCGTGCACCTGGACCTGGCCGACAAGCACGGCAACGCGGCCTACACGGGCGTCGATCCGTACTTCGACGATCTGTACTGCCTGGCTGCCGAGCGCCGCTACGTCTCGGTGGATCGCATCGTCGAGACCGACGAACTGGTGAAAGCCGTTCCGCAGCAGTCGATCATCCTCAACCGCATGCTGGTCGACGGTGTGGTCGAGTCGCCCGGTGGCGCGCACTTCACCTTCTCCGGCAGCTACGGGCGCGACGAGAAGTTCCAGAAGCACTACGTGGCGGCCGCGAAGACGCCGGAGTCGTGGGCGGAGTTCAAGGCCCGCTACCTCGACGTCTCCGAAGACGAATACCAGTCCGCCGTCGCTACTTTCGCCGAGGAGCAGAAGCTATGAATTCCGCAGTACAGAGCGGACCCGTCACGCGCGCCGAAGTCTGTGTCGTCGCGGCGGCGGAGATCTTCCGCGGGGCGGGCGAGATCATGGCGAGCCCGATGTCGACGGTCACGACCATCGGCGCCCGGCTGGCCCGGCTCACCTTCGAACCCGACCTGCT
It includes:
- a CDS encoding CoA transferase subunit A, which gives rise to MKTMRDKRMTLDEVVGELRSGMTIGIGGWGSRRKPMALVRALLRSDVTDLTVVTYGGPDLGLLCSAGKVRKAYYGFVSLDSAPFYDPWFAKARTEGAITVREMDEGMVKCGLQAAAARLPFLPIRAGLGSAVLDFWEGELKTVASPYPAADGRVETLVAMPALNLDASFVHLDLADKHGNAAYTGVDPYFDDLYCLAAERRYVSVDRIVETDELVKAVPQQSIILNRMLVDGVVESPGGAHFTFSGSYGRDEKFQKHYVAAAKTPESWAEFKARYLDVSEDEYQSAVATFAEEQKL